In a genomic window of Pseudomonas oryzihabitans:
- a CDS encoding MBL fold metallo-hydrolase — MTPRIEPFFDTTTSTFTYVVYEAPGSRCAIVDSVLDYDPHSGRTATLSADRVARFVRDQGLTVDWLLETHAHADHLSAAPYLRRQLGGRIAIGEGIRRVQGAFKDVFNLEPEFRLDGSQFDHLFQPDELFHIGNLTARALHVPGHTPADMAYQVEEDHVFVGDTLFMPDVGSARCDFPGGSARDLYRSIRRLLALPEATRLYLCHDYPPAGREARHETTVGEERALNVHVRDGVDEEAFVALRTRRDATLAMPTLILPAIQVNIRAGTLPPAEANGRRYLKIPIDGF, encoded by the coding sequence ATGACTCCGCGCATCGAACCCTTTTTCGACACCACGACCTCCACCTTCACCTATGTGGTCTACGAGGCCCCCGGCAGCCGCTGCGCCATCGTCGACTCGGTACTGGACTACGATCCGCACTCGGGCCGGACCGCCACCCTCTCGGCGGATCGCGTCGCCCGCTTCGTCCGCGACCAGGGGCTGACGGTGGATTGGCTGCTGGAAACCCATGCCCACGCCGACCACCTCTCCGCCGCGCCCTACCTGCGCCGGCAACTGGGCGGGCGCATCGCCATCGGCGAAGGCATCCGCCGCGTCCAGGGCGCCTTCAAGGACGTCTTCAACCTGGAACCGGAATTCCGCCTCGACGGCTCCCAGTTCGATCATCTCTTCCAGCCCGATGAGCTCTTCCACATCGGCAACCTCACCGCCCGCGCCCTGCACGTGCCCGGCCATACCCCGGCCGACATGGCCTACCAGGTGGAGGAGGACCACGTCTTCGTCGGCGACACCCTGTTCATGCCCGATGTCGGCTCGGCGCGCTGCGATTTCCCCGGCGGCAGCGCCCGCGATCTATATCGCTCGATCCGCCGGCTGCTGGCCTTGCCGGAGGCGACGCGCCTCTACCTGTGCCACGACTACCCGCCCGCAGGTCGCGAAGCGCGCCACGAGACCACCGTGGGTGAAGAGCGTGCGCTCAACGTCCACGTCCGCGATGGGGTGGACGAAGAGGCCTTCGTCGCCCTGCGCACCCGCCGTGATGCCACCCTGGCCATGCCGACGCTGATCCTGCCGGCGATCCAGGTGAACATCCGCGCCGGCACCCTGCCACCAGCCGAGGCCAATGGGCGGCGCTATCTGAAGATTCCCATCGACGGCTTCTAG
- a CDS encoding GtrA family protein — protein MSSSGSLAKSAARPLRFALVGAVATLVHMAVAALLLGLWGWPAYGANLGAFLVAFGVSYLGHRHVTFARAGSPWRFLLVALGGFGLNNLLLTGLLACGVPALAALLVATALVPVCSYLLSSWWVFK, from the coding sequence GTGTCTTCTTCCGGATCCCTGGCCAAGTCCGCGGCCAGACCCCTGCGATTCGCCTTGGTCGGGGCGGTTGCCACCCTGGTGCACATGGCCGTCGCCGCGCTGCTGCTGGGCCTGTGGGGCTGGCCGGCCTATGGCGCCAACCTGGGCGCCTTTCTGGTCGCCTTCGGGGTCTCCTACCTGGGGCACCGGCACGTCACCTTCGCCCGGGCTGGCTCGCCCTGGCGCTTCCTGCTGGTGGCGCTGGGCGGCTTCGGCCTCAATAACCTCTTGTTGACCGGTCTGCTCGCCTGCGGCGTGCCGGCGCTCGCGGCGCTGCTGGTGGCCACGGCGCTGGTCCCGGTATGCAGTTATCTGCTGTCGTCCTGGTGGGTGTTCAAATGA
- a CDS encoding glycosyltransferase family 2 protein yields the protein MKLSLVVPVFNEELAIMLFYQAVCAHEELAGYDLELLFVDDGSRDGSARVLERLRQEDPRVVVLQLSRNFGKEAALFAGIEHASGEVVVPLDVDLQDPLDVIPRLLEQWRQGADVVLAKRVDRRSDSPLKRLTAEGFYRLHNRIAQTPIEENVGDFRLMSREVVDAIKELPERNLFMKGILSWVGFDTRVVEYERAPRSAGSSKFNGWKLWNLALEGFTSFSTVPLRLWTYLGGGVALVSLAYAGVMVFRKLVFGNPVPGYPSLMTAILFFGGVQLIGIGVLGEYIGRIYIETKRRPRYVLKRSGKRDPQ from the coding sequence GTGAAGCTGTCCCTGGTAGTACCGGTGTTCAACGAAGAGTTGGCCATCATGCTCTTCTATCAGGCGGTCTGTGCGCACGAGGAACTGGCCGGTTACGATCTGGAACTGCTGTTCGTCGACGATGGCAGTCGCGACGGCAGCGCCCGGGTGCTCGAGCGCCTGCGCCAGGAAGATCCGCGGGTGGTGGTGCTGCAACTGTCGCGCAACTTCGGCAAGGAGGCCGCGCTGTTCGCCGGCATCGAGCACGCCTCGGGCGAGGTGGTGGTGCCGCTGGACGTGGATCTGCAGGACCCGCTGGACGTCATCCCGCGGTTGCTCGAGCAGTGGCGGCAGGGCGCCGACGTGGTGCTGGCCAAACGGGTCGACCGTCGCAGCGACAGCCCGCTCAAGCGGCTGACCGCCGAGGGATTCTATCGGCTGCACAACCGCATCGCCCAGACGCCCATCGAAGAGAACGTCGGCGATTTCCGGCTGATGAGTCGCGAGGTGGTGGATGCCATCAAGGAGTTGCCCGAGCGCAATTTGTTCATGAAGGGCATCCTCTCCTGGGTCGGCTTCGATACCCGCGTGGTCGAATACGAACGGGCGCCGCGCAGCGCCGGCAGCAGCAAGTTCAACGGCTGGAAGCTGTGGAACCTGGCGCTGGAAGGCTTCACCTCCTTCAGCACCGTGCCGTTGCGGCTGTGGACCTACCTCGGCGGCGGTGTCGCCCTGGTGTCCCTGGCCTATGCCGGGGTCATGGTGTTCCGCAAGCTGGTGTTCGGCAATCCGGTGCCGGGCTATCCCTCGCTGATGACCGCCATCCTCTTCTTCGGCGGCGTGCAACTGATCGGCATCGGGGTGCTGGGCGAATACATCGGCCGTATCTACATCGAGACCAAGCGCCGGCCGCGCTATGTGCTCAAGCGCTCCGGGAAGCGTGACCCTCAGTAG
- the zapE gene encoding cell division protein ZapE has protein sequence MSTAPSPLAAYRQALARGERLPDAAQDAAVQRLEACHAALLAGRPARGLYLWGPVGRGKTWLLDLFHASLPVPARRQHFHHFMRWVHQRQFQLSGTRDPLQVLARELAAEVRVLCFDELFISDIGDAMLVGGLLRALLDQGLVLVVTSNQPPEQLYADGFNRERLLPAIAALQAQLDVLEVDGGQDHRLHQGEPEPRYWVDDPSALAATFACLTAGESVTSEPLLLGGRCLPVIKRAPGALWLDFATLCQGAWATTDYIDLCTRFPALLLGSVPCLSGDPRDGRIARGTEDGVERVVAGDRELPRLAPQDDAVRRFIALVDEAYDRRRPLYLDAAVPLEQLYTRGCLDFPFRRTLSRLREMQQARY, from the coding sequence ATGTCCACTGCCCCCTCCCCCCTCGCTGCCTACCGCCAGGCCCTGGCCCGGGGCGAGCGGCTGCCCGATGCCGCCCAGGACGCCGCCGTACAGCGGCTGGAAGCCTGTCATGCCGCCCTGCTCGCCGGTCGCCCGGCACGCGGCCTCTATCTCTGGGGTCCGGTCGGGCGCGGCAAGACCTGGCTGCTGGACCTGTTCCACGCCAGCCTACCGGTGCCCGCGCGCCGCCAGCACTTCCATCACTTCATGCGCTGGGTGCACCAGCGCCAGTTCCAGCTCAGCGGCACCCGCGATCCCCTGCAGGTTCTGGCTCGCGAACTGGCCGCCGAGGTGCGGGTGCTGTGCTTCGACGAACTCTTCATCAGCGACATCGGCGACGCCATGCTGGTGGGCGGTCTGCTGCGCGCCCTGCTGGACCAGGGCCTGGTGCTGGTGGTCACCTCCAACCAGCCGCCGGAGCAGCTCTATGCCGATGGCTTCAACCGAGAGCGCCTGCTGCCGGCCATCGCCGCGCTGCAAGCGCAGTTGGACGTACTCGAAGTGGACGGCGGCCAGGACCACCGCCTGCACCAGGGCGAGCCCGAGCCCCGCTACTGGGTGGACGACCCCAGCGCCCTGGCCGCGACCTTCGCCTGCCTGACCGCAGGTGAATCCGTCACAAGCGAACCCCTGCTGCTCGGCGGTCGCTGCTTGCCGGTGATAAAGCGTGCACCCGGCGCCCTCTGGCTGGACTTCGCTACCCTCTGCCAGGGCGCCTGGGCGACCACGGACTACATCGACCTCTGCACCCGCTTCCCCGCGCTGCTGCTGGGTAGCGTGCCTTGCCTCTCCGGCGACCCGCGCGACGGTCGCATCGCCCGGGGCACCGAAGACGGCGTGGAACGGGTGGTCGCCGGGGACCGCGAATTACCGCGCCTGGCGCCCCAGGACGACGCGGTACGTCGCTTCATCGCCCTGGTCGACGAAGCCTACGACCGCCGTCGCCCGCTCTACCTGGACGCCGCCGTGCCGCTGGAGCAGCTCTATACCCGCGGCTGCCTGGACTTCCCCTTTCGCCGCACCCTGAGTCGGTTGCGGGAGATGCAGCAGGCACGCTACTGA
- a CDS encoding pyridoxal phosphate-dependent aminotransferase — protein sequence MAAASTLHTAHCLASVGVSEILKITERANALRRQGADLLVLGAGEPDFDTPEHIKEAAIQAIRDGQTKYTALDGSPALKEAIRRKFARENDLVFAQDEVTASAGAKQVIFNAMMATLDPGDEVIIPAPFWVTYADIVAILGGTPVVLPCREEDGFRLTAAALEAAITPRTHWVMLNSPSNPSGAAYGEAHYRPLLDVLLRHPQVWLMVDDMYEHILYDGFRFVTPAALEPRLRERTLTINGVSKAYAMTGWRLGYAGGPRELIQAMASVQSQVTSCPCSVSQAAAIAALDGPQDIVRERCELFRERRDLVVDALNAVPGLAARRPEGAFYVYANCAGVLGRRTPGGELIDSDTAFARYLMDEGGVAVVPGSAFGLAPYFRVSYATSRAVLEEACHRIAEATRRLLA from the coding sequence ATGGCCGCTGCTTCCACCCTGCATACCGCCCACTGCCTCGCGTCCGTGGGTGTCTCCGAGATCCTCAAGATCACCGAGCGCGCCAATGCCTTGCGCCGCCAGGGCGCCGATCTGTTGGTGCTGGGCGCGGGCGAGCCGGATTTCGATACTCCGGAGCACATCAAGGAAGCGGCCATCCAGGCCATTCGCGACGGCCAGACCAAGTACACGGCGCTCGACGGCAGCCCGGCGCTGAAGGAGGCCATCCGCCGCAAGTTCGCGCGGGAGAACGACCTGGTCTTCGCCCAGGACGAGGTGACCGCCTCGGCGGGTGCCAAGCAGGTGATCTTCAACGCCATGATGGCGACCCTCGATCCGGGCGACGAGGTGATCATCCCCGCCCCCTTCTGGGTGACCTACGCCGATATCGTCGCCATCCTCGGCGGCACGCCGGTGGTGCTGCCCTGTCGCGAGGAAGACGGTTTCCGGCTCACGGCCGCCGCGCTGGAGGCGGCCATTACCCCACGCACGCACTGGGTGATGCTCAACTCGCCGTCCAACCCCTCGGGCGCGGCCTATGGCGAAGCGCACTATCGGCCGCTGCTGGACGTCTTGCTGCGCCATCCGCAGGTCTGGCTGATGGTGGACGACATGTACGAGCACATCCTCTACGACGGCTTCCGCTTCGTCACCCCGGCGGCGCTGGAGCCGCGCCTGCGTGAGCGGACCCTGACCATCAACGGGGTTTCCAAGGCCTATGCCATGACCGGCTGGCGGCTGGGCTATGCCGGGGGACCACGTGAGCTGATCCAGGCCATGGCCAGTGTGCAGAGCCAGGTGACGTCCTGCCCCTGTTCGGTGAGCCAGGCGGCGGCCATCGCGGCGCTGGACGGCCCGCAAGACATCGTGCGCGAGCGTTGCGAGCTGTTCCGCGAGCGGCGGGATCTGGTGGTGGACGCGCTGAATGCGGTACCGGGCCTGGCGGCGCGGCGGCCCGAGGGGGCCTTCTACGTCTATGCCAACTGTGCGGGGGTGTTGGGCCGGCGGACGCCGGGCGGGGAATTGATCGACAGCGATACCGCATTCGCCCGTTACCTGATGGACGAGGGTGGCGTGGCGGTGGTGCCAGGCTCGGCGTTCGGCCTGGCGCCGTATTTCCGCGTGTCCTATGCCACCTCCCGCGCGGTGCTGGAGGAGGCCTGCCACCGGATCGCCGAGGCGACCCGGCGGCTGCTGGCCTGA
- a CDS encoding sigma-54-dependent transcriptional regulator yields the protein MPTLLIIDDDAGLRDALAETAADQGYRVLQADQGEAGLRLLQQEAVDAVLLDLRMPGLDGLEVLARIRALPEPPPVTVLTAFASAGNTIEAIRLGAFDHLTKPIGREELIRVLAGMTAQRGPANAPAATADGHTLVGGSDALRQVQKTIGRLVDSEATVLVTGETGTGKELVARAIHEHGKRQGAPFVAVNCAAIPPDLLESELFGHVRGAFSGATANRLGAFREAQGGTLFLDEIGDMPLPMQAKILRALQEREVTPVGGAPVRLDVRLVAATHRDLAQRVASGDFREDLFYRLHVVPIHLPALRERRADILPLAEHFLAPSGRVLADDAAALLLRHPWPGNVRELRNAMQRAATLAQGERIVAADLAFLQADAPEALVIDANWPEETLAEATARLERLLIERALQRSGGNRAEAARRLGIHRQLLYTKLSRLGLGVGEDDSPS from the coding sequence ATGCCTACCCTGCTGATCATCGACGACGACGCTGGCCTGCGCGACGCCCTCGCGGAAACCGCCGCGGACCAGGGTTACCGAGTCCTGCAAGCCGACCAGGGCGAGGCCGGGCTGCGGCTGTTGCAGCAAGAGGCCGTCGACGCCGTGCTGCTCGATCTGCGCATGCCGGGGCTCGATGGGCTGGAGGTGCTGGCGCGTATCCGCGCCCTGCCCGAGCCGCCACCGGTCACGGTACTCACCGCCTTCGCCAGCGCCGGCAACACCATCGAGGCCATACGCCTGGGCGCCTTCGACCACCTCACCAAGCCCATCGGCCGCGAGGAATTGATCCGGGTGCTGGCCGGCATGACCGCCCAGCGCGGTCCGGCCAATGCCCCGGCGGCAACGGCGGACGGCCACACCCTGGTGGGCGGCAGCGATGCCCTGCGCCAGGTGCAGAAGACCATCGGCCGCCTGGTCGACAGCGAGGCCACTGTGCTGGTCACCGGCGAGACCGGCACCGGCAAGGAATTGGTGGCCCGCGCCATCCACGAACACGGTAAGAGACAGGGCGCGCCTTTCGTCGCGGTCAACTGCGCAGCCATTCCGCCAGACCTGCTGGAAAGCGAGCTCTTCGGCCACGTGCGCGGCGCCTTCAGCGGGGCAACCGCCAATCGCCTCGGCGCCTTTCGTGAGGCCCAGGGCGGAACGCTCTTTCTCGACGAGATCGGCGACATGCCGCTGCCCATGCAGGCCAAGATCCTGCGCGCCCTGCAGGAGCGCGAGGTGACCCCGGTGGGCGGCGCCCCGGTACGGCTGGACGTGCGCCTGGTAGCTGCCACCCACCGTGACCTGGCCCAGCGCGTCGCCAGCGGCGACTTCCGCGAGGACCTCTTCTACCGGCTGCACGTGGTGCCCATCCACCTGCCGGCCCTGCGCGAAAGACGCGCCGACATCCTGCCCCTGGCCGAGCACTTCCTCGCCCCCAGCGGCCGGGTGCTGGCCGACGATGCGGCGGCCCTGCTCTTGCGCCACCCCTGGCCCGGTAACGTGCGCGAGCTGCGCAACGCCATGCAGCGGGCCGCGACGCTGGCCCAGGGCGAACGCATCGTCGCCGCCGACCTGGCCTTCCTGCAGGCCGATGCCCCGGAAGCCCTGGTCATCGACGCCAACTGGCCCGAGGAAACCCTGGCCGAAGCCACCGCGCGCCTGGAGCGGCTGTTGATCGAACGGGCACTGCAACGCAGTGGCGGCAACCGCGCCGAGGCGGCGCGCCGGCTCGGCATCCATCGTCAGCTGCTCTACACCAAGCTGAGCCGCCTCGGCCTGGGTGTCGGTGAAGACGACAGTCCGAGCTAG